ACACTTTTCCGGACGATGGCGAGGCCGAGGCCGGTCCCGCTGGTCTTGGAAGAGAAGTTGGGTTCGAAGATCTTGCCTCGGAGGCCGGGCTCGATGCCGGCGCCCTGGTCTTGCACCGTGCTGTAGGCCATGGCGCCGCCGGCGTCGGCGCGGATGGATGTCGCCACGGCGATGGGGTTCGGGCGGTTGTCTTCGGTGGCCTCGGTCGCGTTTTTGATGAGGTTGATATAGATGCGGCGTAGCTCCTCCCGGTCGCCCAGCACGACCAGCGGGTTCGGGTGGAGATCGATGGCGATCTGAACGTCCTGTTGCTCCCGCATGAGATCCACCGCCTCCCGAATGACGGCATTCAGATCGAGCGGTTCGAGGTTCTGGGTGGGCATGCGCGCGAAGGTGGAGAACTCGTTCGCAATGCGCGCGAGCGCGTCCACCTGCTCGATCAGGGTGGTGGTGATCCGGTCGAACA
This sequence is a window from Rhodothermales bacterium. Protein-coding genes within it:
- a CDS encoding ATP-binding protein yields the protein KNPLTPMKLSVQHLRRAFTDARSPASAGQDGKFASLFDRITTTLIEQVDALARIANEFSTFARMPTQNLEPLDLNAVIREAVDLMREQQDVQIAIDLHPNPLVVLGDREELRRIYINLIKNATEATEDNRPNPIAVATSIRADAGGAMAYSTVQDQGAGIEPGLRGKIFEPNFSSKTSGTGLGLAIVRKSVEDLRGTIGFETEVGVGTTFWIVLPLLPAS